The genomic DNA tccctcttctGTTTTTTCCGCTTCTTCTGTGGCATGGCCCTGTCTGGAATAATCCTTAACTCATTCTCTCTCAGTGaggacaccacacacacacacacacacaccctcacacacactgctgagtAATAGgtattataaaaattttatgttaCTAATAATTGtagtaaaacattgtaattaataaatttattgaAGTTATTGCACTATATTTACTTATGTACAATCAAGATCCAGCATGTTCCTTTCTCTGTTCTTTATGTACAGTTGTAGAGTGGATCCCCACTCGCATTCGGACTGTGGTGGGTACAGGTACAGGCTACTGTTACACAACGGGTCAGCTGATCCTGGCAGGGGTGGCTTACAACATTCGAGACTGGCGCTGGCTCACACTGGctgtctctcttcctttctATGTCTTCTTCCTCTACTCTTGGTAAGTAGTAGATGACCTTCTGTGTGTGTCATTTTAAGCAGTtagaaatataatatacagtacatataaaggataaaaaaatatatatgtatatatgaatacGCTCGTTTCAATATATAAAACCATAAACCACCaatctacacaatcaaaattaGTGACACAACAGACATTAACTTTAACAAGAGAAATTAAATGTTCTTTCACTGACATTATTAAACAGCATAAATGCCATTAACAAAGTCATTGACACATgcgttaattaaattttttttaacacaattatAAACACAAAAAGCTGTGCATTaactaaatgttaaattatactATGAGTTAAATTAAATGCACCTttatcaatatactgtaaacaaaACCTTTAATAATTATGTTTGGGGCTATTAGCTGATTCATAATTGAAGCTGAAAAAATAGGttttaaaagaaagtttttattCAACTTAATACGTCACGTCAAAATTATTCTTCCACATTTTGATCAGACAGAAAATTCACATTATATCCCCAGAagctttacaaaaacaataatgcagATAGAACCTAATTTAatcctattttatttatatagcacatttaaaaatggtcattgtcacaaagcaaccTTACAGAACCAGACTGAACAAGCTAGcaaggaacccatccttatttggttAATATCAGGTGGGTTAGCAGGGATTGAACAGCGGACGTACTGTGAGCTATGAGGATGAGAGTCCAAAATGGTCCACTTTTGTTGTTGGAGGTTCAGGTACAAAAAtgtttgtgggaattttagTTCTAAACTATTGAGCATACAAGAAAAACCCCAAGTAGACCATCCTCAGCAGCGAGCCAaaggcatccatgtgacgagaactTCAACCAGAATcagggcaccaggatgtgtcagacaggtccagatgGCAAAAGGGGGTCTGGATTGCTGTCAACTGTGAGAAAACAGTTAGGCATACTCACAGTCTCATAACGGATAAGGTCAGTGTATATTTTGTGCGTAGTGTGAGTAGGGATGCACTATGCATGACTAACTATGATATTATAACTAAAAGCAAGAGCCAATAGGAAACAGACATAAAGGCTATCTGGGAGGTCTTTGTAATACTAGTTacataaaaaagttatatattactattactgcttaactaaaaaaaaaaagagtaatatATTACAGTAATGCATTACTTTCGTGAAGTTGTAACGCATTTACCCCATtactctgtacacacacaaggtttcaaataaataaataaataaataaataatttttatatatatataatttttccgggatatgcaaagaaaatacTAAATACTTTTAATTTTCCTGTTTTGTCTTCTTCCAGTTCCGTCCTCAGTCCTTATTcagattttgtttttcctgacaCCATTGTCAGTAACTGCACTTTTATAAAATTCTACTCTCAGGTGGTTCTTGGAGTCTGCAAGATGGCTAGTTCTTGCCAAGAAGCCAGAAGAGGCAGTTAAAAACCTCAAATCTGTAGCTCGGATGAATGGCCGCAAGGCTGTGGGTGACAAAATCGATCTGGAGGTAATGAGAGATGAAGTCATGCTAGTGGGTTTCTCACTTGTGTTTTTATTCAGGAATTAAGTTTTTCTTAATATGATTTAGAATGAGACATAAAGTATTTTTCAACATTAGCCATACCCAACATTAACCAGAAGCACACCGACATCTAATCTCATCTAAGGAAAAGTACTTCACCAATTTAATGCTGGgtaaattatttgaaaaaaaaaaaaaaaaggaaaggtttTGCTGTGCAAAAAAAGTATACTGTGCTGGATTtgtttacataaaacataaattaattaatgaggGCAAATAAGTGGATTTGAGTATTTAGCATACACAACTAATTTTAATACCCATTGTACTATATATACAGAGGTGGAAGGAGAAATAAACTTTTGTACTTAAGTacaagtactgttacttcagtgaaattttactgaagtacaagtaaagttaccattataagaatctactcaagtaaaagtaaaaagctagttaaaaaattactttgaGTTTTTAACAGCAGAAGTGGGATGGGGGATTCTAGTGTAGTACAAAAAAGACAAGCggatataaatctcaaactagtGGCTTccggggtgcaatttttttccttccccattaaataatttcaattatttttaattttcattcatttctcttttttacttAGTAGCGAATTTGATTTCAAATGTAAGCGAAGTACATAACATACTTAAGTGAATGTAAAAAttatagattttaaaaactaattaaaaaagtggaaaaaagaaaCTACTCAAAAAAGAAACtactcaaaataataataagtaaatgtaattcgcTACCTTCCACCTcggaataaatactgtacaatgctTATAATAGGTGGGATATAAAACACTTGCTACATAGGGCACTGTTTTTCAGTgccagtataaaaaaatatattaacgtACATTTTGAGAAGTCTCTTGTGACTGTTGAGATCGCTGTTGTAAGTCAACAGGAGACATATTTGAGACTCCTAGGGTTACAAAGAACCAAAGTAGACTGCTGTTATCTTCACTCTTTTATACCAGTTAGATCAAATTCGTAGCTAGAACAAACTATGTAGATAATGTAGGATTTTAAGGCATGTCTATGTTCTATATATTTGTAGATGCTGCAGGAATCCATGAAAAAAGAGATTTCTAGCTCTAAGGTCACTCACAGTGCTCTGGACCTTGTGCGGACACGTACCATGAGAGGCATCACCCTGTGTCTCAGTGCAGTGTGGTCAGTCGATGAGGATTATTTAGCTTAATTACCAATTTAGACACAACAGTACATGTCTGGAGTCTTTTGCTAAACATTCATGTCACGTCCCTCTAGGTTCTCAACAAGCTTTTCCTACTATGGCTTGTCGATGGATTTACAGAAATTTGGCGTGAACATATACTTGATTCAGGTGATCTTCGGTGCGGTGGACATTCCAGCCAAAATTGTTGTCACTGTAGCAATGAGTAAGATTGGACGAAGGGTGTCTCAGTGCACTTCACTCATACTGGCTGGTATTACCATTCTAGCCAATCAGCTCGTGCCTTATGGTAAGCATGCTAACACTGTCTTGCTAATGTTACTGCATTTCTACTGTCTTGCTCTATAAAAGTGTAGTGATGATGCTATAGCTTGAAAAGGTATGTTTGAAGTGTACTGCTTTCCTCCTATTTCATTCCTTTCCATTTCTGGCCTGCAACATCCATTCTCATAAGGGAGACTACTATGGCACTTTGGGATAAAATGCTTTGCTTTGATGCATctttttgtgcatgtgcagaACAACAGACATTGCGTACCTCCTTGGCAGTAATTGGGAAAGGGTGTCTGGCTGCTGCCTTCAACTGCTGTTACCTTTACTCAGGGGAACTATATCCCACAGTGGTTCGGTAATCCTCCTTGCCATTCTTATTATCTTTCTTTTACCTAAAAGCACAGCTTATATACAGTGTGACGTTGTGTATTAAGTTATGTGCTGGTAATCTACATTTAACACACATCCAAATAGAAAATCCCATGCCGATACAGTTCATGAATTTAGccatacattcacatcaaacagTACAATAGTTGATTACAATCGCATTTTTACATTCTGGTTATTCTCCTATTATCTCAGTGCTTGTAAGCACAGAACTGACACACACTCCGAATGTTTCACACCATTTTGTGTAATCTCTAGTGATTGTTCAGTATAAAATTCCCAGGAGATCAGAAGTTACCAAAATACTCAAATCAGCCCATCTTACACTACCAACCATGCCACTGTCAAagtctatttgtttttttcttattctgacAAACATTgacctaaaaaatattttatgtttggcCATTTATAACACATACATTTGGTCATCAAAGATTCTCATGAGGCTTAGTTAGCAGTGAAATGTATTTCACGGTTTCCTTTGGTTCTTCACAGGCAGAACGGCATGGGATGGGTGTCCATGATGGCGCGTCTGGGGGCAATGGTGGCTCCGTTGGTGCTTTTACTTTCAGAGGCAGTCACCTGGCTTCCAGGTGTAATCTACGGAGGAGCTCCTGTAGTGAGTGGAATCATTGCTTACTTCCTCCCTGAGACGCTAAATACTCCACTTCCTGATACCCTCCAAGATGCTGAGGAGAGGTGAGACTGGAAATGGTTTCAAATGTCTTGAAATATTTTCTGAGCAGAAAAGTTTTtcatacaaaaatattaatttattttgatttcagAGGTTTCAGAAAATTGAAAAATTCATTCTctaagaaaaaagaagaggcAATGACTGACCAGAACAATATGCCACTGAAGGAGTCCGTCTGAGGCCTTATTTACAACACTAACAACCTGTGGTCAAAATGTAGTAACAGAGTAAGAAGTTACCTTTGTACTGATAGTCGGTTTTGTAAGTAGaatgtaaatttgtttattcataGTAAATTTATTCTATTCTCAAACTTTTAGTAACTAGAAATATTATAGACTATTTTTACTGAAACTGTTTTATATATGAAACTGTTCTCTtctgtgaatgtatattaaaaaataaatcaattaaaatatttttaaatatgacttTTTAATATAGTATTGTTAAAGTCTTGAATTGGATTGGTCAGAAATtgtgtattcacacacacacacacaccacacacacacacacacacaccactgaaaaaaaacatgtataaaagTGTTAAACCTCATGCTttatcttttcctttctttattaAAAGATTCAAAGCCTGAAACTGGTACGGTATTTACTGGTATGACAGACATTTAAATTGCCAAAGCTCATAAACAAGTCACATAATACCAAGAGAggaaaatagatttaaaaatacaaacatttaaagGTGTGCacatttaagaaaaagaaaaaaaatgtaaaacttgaaATGAACAAATCTACAAATTTACAGAGGTATAaatcaaatattattaatatataatatatcaaactaaataataataataataataataataataataataagtgcatgtttgtgcatgtgtgtggttatgcatgtctgtgtgtgttatatactgtacgtaaTGTGATGTGACTCCCAGCTCCTCACCTTGCGGcaggtgtgtgtactgtactgctAGCATGCAGCTCTCTCTACTCCCCAGTAGGTGAGGCAGTTTGTCAGGGTTATGGAGGCACTTATTTTTGgtgatgatttaatttaatttggtgAAGAATTCATTGTGAATGTAGTGGTGTTTAGAGAGGAAGTGCAGCTGTCTTCTGAACTGTTTTAACACGCTCACTGAATGGTGTAAAAACTGATGATGATGCTGCCTACAGTTACAGTCTGTGAGTTATGAGTCTGTGACCCTTTCTACGACAAAACTACCTGTGCAAACACACAagtatttatatacactaccgctTAAAAGTTTAGGATCTATTTAGTTagggatatttttttttgtagaatgtagaatttTTTAgcctacattctacaacaatactggggatttcaaaagaatatataactatatattaaGACTTttgattgaaaaaatatataataattatacctCTAAAAATCTCAAAAATTGCTCATTCTTTCAACATGAATTGTTTAACCATCATCTATAGTACAAGCACAAGATTATGAAAAGTGTTACCTAACAATGTTTGTTAGACTTATGAAAAAATTGGACTTATGAATGAgctctcaaattcaaattcaaattttatttgtcacatacacagtacagtatgcagtgaaatgcttgtacgaccgccggtgactttaaaaagaaaataaaaaccatatataagaaataaattttaataaaaataaataaaatacaaaggaaaataaatgtaactagtaaaataaacaaactgtacaagtTCTAAgtaataagggcatgtaaaaatatcacaaaatatagaatataggaatatggggggggggtatatgtataaaaaaaaataaaaaatgttttaaagtggcattaaaatgttttaaagtgtcaaAGTGGCAGAGtgtcaaagtgtcatgtgcaatggcagataaacatgtattgtataaagtgtcttatgaaaagtgacatgtgcaatggcttcagatatgtaaatatgtattgcatgaatgtgtccatgattgtccagtcattgtcaatgtttaaaaggcATTACTCCTGTGTGTTCCTGCAGCTtatcgcctgcaggaagaagctcctcctcagtctctctgtgttggccctcagggagcggaatcgcttcccagaccgcagcagagaaaacagtccatagttgtgatggctgaggtccttcacgatcttcctggccttggtccaacaccgcttgctgtagatcgagtgcaggtcagggagctcggtgcagatgatgcgctcagctaatCGCACCACCctttgtagagctcgtctgtcctgctttcatatatattatattagacAAAGGTAAGTAACTtattaacacaaataaatacatttttgtaaggttgagcattttacaccttgtttacactaactTGTACTTCGTttgtcatcagccaaatacactcctgTTTAGTAATctgagagtgaatcacagatgagaaatcaaaaaagtagaATGAATAAAGATCTGTATGAAGTTCTGTCTTAAAACGAATCCAGTGcattaaaatttacttataccactttagtgctgttatttcagtggGAAACTATTAACTAATTCCAGTAAAcatatttagtttagtttttaaattaatatttgttggtgcaggtttgtttacattgtttaCCTATTAGGGGCTTATTTTAAAGCAGCTTATTAAATCAGAATTTAAGGGGGAAAATTGGTTTTCCTCCAATGTATAACAACTTAAAGATATAACTGAAAAAGCGTGTTCTGTCTAAtgtacagaagaaaaaaactttatttcatttatatagatgTGTTGTTTAGTAAGTGAAAATATTTTGcaagaggaataaaagaaattgaGCACTTGATGCTGGTATTGTAAATCACCACCATACACTTTGATTATTATTCTGTAAGAGCAcgcaatttgttttattaatttcataaaCTGCACTGTAATAGCCCATACTAtttttaattagcattttaaatgacGTGACTACAACTCCCACAACCCCCTTGGACTCAACGAGAATTACTCCCAGAAGGCATTTCTCCTTTCACTTCCTTCAAATCTCCTCAGCTTAAGCTGTAGCGTTAGCATTATAGCACTCGACCTACTCCAGACGCTGCAACATGTCCGCGCTACTCCGAGGACTCGCCCGACTTGGCTCATCTCCGGCTCTGCGGAGGACAGCCCTCACTCAGCGGGCTAACATTACAACCAAACCCGCAAAAGATGCCATAGGACCAGCTGTAAGTATTTTCTAGTGgatttctatttaatttgcTTGCGCGCCAGTCCGCGAGCTCCAGGCCTTCACAGCTTACGCAGTGTTAGCAGTGTTAGCTTCACCTTCAGATACCAAAGACTAGCTAGCTGACTAGCTAACATGTGAGGACGAGATATAAGAGGGACGTATGaagttaataattatattaggAGTTAGTTATAACTTGTTTGAAAAAGGGTATagtttaagtaaaatattttaaatagtttggaTCTAGCCTAGATAGCCGGCTAACTAGCCTAGCATAGTTAGCAAGATAGATTAAAAAGGTCATTCAGTGATCTACAGGAGTGTCTAATAAGgcaggtttgttttatttttattacaaaatttgTCTAGTTCCACATGAcacttgtttttaatttgtctATTTTCCTATACGTATTTGTCTATTTTCCTATACGTATCTTCATTCTAAAGGAAACCAATGTATACTTGATacttaatatttctatttatatgGTTATGATAAGACATAGACTGTctagtcatttatttatttcacgtTACAATGCCTTATCCTTCTGATATTCTAAATTAAAGAGAGGTTTAAGCTTAAAattatcaaaagaaaaaaaagcttctgtTTTATATAGAATAAGCAAGATTTCCTAGTGATATAAAAGTTCTGTTGCATGCAGTAATTAAATGAATGCAATAAAATTTTGTATGCCGCTTTTGACAGTGGACATTGTCACATGTCAGCTTTACCTAAATCCAAACTTAAAATTCACAAAAGGTACaagtttatataaatgtttcttAATTTCATCATTAGTCAAGTTGTCCAATGAGCAGGGCTAAAAGCTGATTTATGCTTCTGCGTCAAGTCTACATTAAGCCTAAGGTTAGTGTAGGCTACGTGAGTGACCTACGGCATTGTGAGCATTTATGCTCGTGCGCTGGTTTGTCATGCTGCAAGTACACCTACAAACCACtatttgacagtggggtctCTATACTACATTGCAGACTCTCTTTACTGCTCTTCCGAGTTGTTGAGCAGAGTTGCTTTTTTTGAAATTACTGCAATGGAGAAAATATTAACGAACCTCTTTGAATAATCTCTTCGATTTGATCCATGTTCAGAtcgcaacttaattcataacgaAGGCAGAGATAAAGACAATGTAAGTCTGTGGAGGAAGTAACGTG from Clarias gariepinus isolate MV-2021 ecotype Netherlands chromosome 19, CGAR_prim_01v2, whole genome shotgun sequence includes the following:
- the LOC128507257 gene encoding cytochrome c oxidase subunit 8B, mitochondrial, yielding MSALLRGLARLGSSPALRRTALTQRANITTKPAKDAIGPAETTIGFAMFTVALLVPSGWVLANLENYKKKNV
- the slc22a6l gene encoding solute carrier family 22 member 6, which produces MVFADLLEQVGSTGHFQVVHVTLLSMPILMMASHNLLQNFVAAVPPHHCTAHANISDPAMSPAETLLLSVPLDGQGKLERCRRYAQPQWDLLAKNMSEAMDKTTIKMEGCADGWSYNKTDMTSTIITEWDLVCDLKSLKQMGQSVYMGGVLVGALVFGGLSDKFGRRILLLISYLMMAVSGTCTAFASSFSLFCFFRFFCGMALSGIILNSFSLIVEWIPTRIRTVVGTGTGYCYTTGQLILAGVAYNIRDWRWLTLAVSLPFYVFFLYSWWFLESARWLVLAKKPEEAVKNLKSVARMNGRKAVGDKIDLEMLQESMKKEISSSKVTHSALDLVRTRTMRGITLCLSAVWFSTSFSYYGLSMDLQKFGVNIYLIQVIFGAVDIPAKIVVTVAMSKIGRRVSQCTSLILAGITILANQLVPYEQQTLRTSLAVIGKGCLAAAFNCCYLYSGELYPTVVRQNGMGWVSMMARLGAMVAPLVLLLSEAVTWLPGVIYGGAPVVSGIIAYFLPETLNTPLPDTLQDAEERGFRKLKNSFSKKKEEAMTDQNNMPLKESV